From a region of the uncultured Draconibacterium sp. genome:
- a CDS encoding aldo/keto reductase, producing MENNLKRKLGHSGIEVSAMGMGCWAIGGPTNLQSLPLGWGQVDDAESIRALEKGIEMGINFIDTADVYGAGHSEKIISQVLKGRRDKLVIATKFGMGYNPKTSEAIMGLKVTPEYTRKALESSLARLKTDYIDLYQLHVANLNLEAAELIRDTLEDLVQEGKIRGYGWSTDDEERATFFANGDNCIAVQHELNVFVGNKKILKLCKDRKLASINRGPLAMGVLTGKYNDQSIVPEDDCRSIIHLLGDEYYMFFEDGKPKASLLKELEAIGELLRSDGRTLAQGALAWIWGKSKRTIPIPGFKTVKQVEENAGALKFGPLTESQMREIKAILKKELVH from the coding sequence ATGGAAAACAATTTAAAAAGAAAACTGGGACATTCAGGTATTGAAGTAAGTGCCATGGGAATGGGCTGCTGGGCCATTGGTGGTCCAACAAATCTTCAATCTTTACCACTCGGCTGGGGGCAAGTAGACGACGCAGAATCGATACGGGCGTTGGAAAAAGGAATTGAAATGGGCATTAATTTTATCGACACAGCCGATGTTTATGGTGCCGGCCATTCCGAGAAAATAATTTCACAGGTATTAAAAGGCCGTCGCGACAAGCTGGTTATCGCCACTAAATTTGGCATGGGCTACAATCCCAAAACAAGCGAAGCGATAATGGGGCTTAAAGTAACACCCGAATACACCAGAAAAGCTTTAGAGAGCAGCCTTGCACGACTGAAAACTGATTACATCGATTTATACCAGCTGCACGTTGCCAATCTAAATCTGGAGGCTGCCGAACTAATTCGCGACACACTTGAAGACCTCGTGCAGGAAGGAAAGATAAGGGGTTACGGCTGGAGTACCGACGATGAAGAACGTGCTACCTTTTTTGCCAATGGAGATAACTGCATCGCCGTTCAACACGAACTGAATGTTTTTGTTGGCAACAAAAAAATACTAAAACTATGTAAAGACCGAAAACTTGCAAGCATTAACCGCGGGCCATTGGCAATGGGCGTTCTTACCGGGAAATACAACGACCAGTCAATAGTTCCTGAAGATGACTGCCGCTCAATAATACATCTGCTGGGAGACGAATATTATATGTTCTTCGAAGATGGAAAACCAAAGGCTAGCTTACTAAAAGAGTTGGAAGCGATCGGCGAGCTATTAAGAAGCGATGGTAGAACACTGGCGCAGGGAGCACTCGCATGGATATGGGGCAAAAGCAAACGAACAATTCCTATTCCGGGATTTAAAACCGTAAAACAGGTAGAAGAAAATGCAGGAGCTTTAAAGTTTGGTCCGCTCACTGAGAGCCAGATGAGAGAAATCAAAGCAATTCTGAAAAAAGAACTGGTTCATTGA